The genomic DNA GGCAGGGCATCACCAAGCTATTGGAGAATCTGCAGCCTAAAACACGTTTATATAAACAGGGTCCTGGAAAACAACTTCAACTGATATGGGGGGAAAATGGCACTAAAAAGGCTTCAAATGTCTGAAATCACCATTCCACATGCAGGAAGCCATTGCCAGGTTCAGTTCCAGGGTTAGGAGCTGATGGCTTTTAAAGAGCAAATTCAAGCTGTGATCCCATCAGATCTCCATCCCACCCAGGAAAACCCACAGGAACTCCCATGGAGATGCTGACCTGCCCGAAGGCACTGACACCCTTGTCCGTGCGCCCGCAGCGGTGGTAGTTGGATGTCTGTCTGTCGTCCACCAGCCGCGTCTTCTTCAGGACTTCAAAGAGCTTCTCCTCGATGGTGTTGGGGGTGTTCTCCTGGCTGGCAAAGCCCTGGTAGCCCCAGCCCAGGTAGGCGATGCGCAGTGCCACGTGTCTGCGGCTGTGGGCGCTGAAATCAAAGGGCCGTTGTTGGCGTTTCCTGGCTTtcccaggggctggaggagcctctctcctcccagcaccctccttctcctcccGGAGCTTCTCCTGCAGCCGCTTCACCTCcacttccagctcctgcaccctcctcaggagctgctcaTGGTCAGTAGCTGAGCTCTCCTCAGCCATAGCTGCCACCTTGGAGTGTCAGTTTGTTGCTGGTGGATCCTTAGGgtctgcagggaaagaaaaaattacgcatttgcatttttatgtggtttttaTTAGATCTCTAGGCTTGTTCTGCAAAATAACTGTTACCAACAGAGacagtatatatatattgttTGAGCCCCTTAGTGTTCCCAGGGGAGCACAGACAGGGCCACTGGGGCTTAGCTCGGGCAGCTTCATCTCACTCAGATCTCTTTTTTTGGACTCTTCAATCactcctcttcccccagctgATGGGATCTGCTCCGTCAGCAGCAGCACGTTCCCGGCGAGCCATCACGGAGCCCTTCTCACTTTCACACCTGCATCCCCGCTGCAGACAGCGTGCTGATGGCTGCCACTCATCCCACCCTACCATCTGCTCCCACTGTTCCCAGTGGCACCGGCAACACTTGTGGCTTTTCAAATCCCCCTAAAGAGATCCTAAACCTGTGCTGAGAGTGGAATCCGTGTCTGGATCCCTTTTTGTCACAGGCCTGGAGGTTTACTATCACCAGACTCATAAATGAGCATCTAAACACATTGCACTGAGCCCTTCCCTCCTCTGGAAGTAAAACACCCTCTTGGATGTCTCTTGATTAAATTATGACTAGATATTGTGGGTCTAGAAGCAGAGGTACAAGGAAAAACCATTAAATCTCTTGCCCAGTGTGTGGAACCTGCCCTGTGTTTTTTCTATCAGGACTTCATTTATCATATAATTAATTCTAGTGTACTTTTCTGGCAGGAATTTAGGGGTTGTGTTTGTGTGACTGTAGGGAAGAGccttctgctggcagcaggaggttTAGCAGTGCACTGAGGACACCCCCAACCTAAATCGACACCCCTGAAACCAAAAACTTGAGTCTCAGAGCCCTTTTGACATCTTTAGCCAGCCTGAATGTGCTGCAATAAATTAACcctggtttctttttctgcagaatcCATCCAGTTTGGTGGGAATCATGGAGAATGTGCTAGGAGCagagggtgaggagcagctggcagaCGATCTGAGCCAGCTGAGCACCTGGCAGGGAGGCAGCGAGGGGCCCTCACGTTCCCATGATGATCCCTATGCCCAGGCATCCATCGTTATTCGCGCCCTTCCTGGGGATGAGAGGGAAACCAGGAGGCTGGTGATGAAGAGGAAGGTGCTGAGACACAGACCCGATGGAAGCGTGGAGGTCTCCGATGAGTCACCGACGAACATCGAGCCAGATAACAATGCTGAGTCATCGAGCCCGCTGCATTCCAGGACTTTTTTCGATGACACCATCTCCGAAGGGGAGCTAGAGACTAGCAGTGGCTGCTTGGAGGAGTACCTGCACTATGATGATGATTGCTGGCTCCTTGAGGACAGACCCTGCTCTCTCCTCAGGGATTTTGGAAGCGACACTATATCCGAGCACCCCATTCCAGGGGGATCACCCACATCCTACATTATTGCACAGGTTGATAAAATGAAGAGAACTGACCCAGCGGCCAAACTTagacaatataaaaaagactGGGAGAGATTCAGCTTTCCCGGGGAGGATTCCCATCAGGAGCTGCGCTGGGCCGTGCGGAGGCGGATGCTCCAGCCAGGGCCGCCGCCCCGGCCACAGAGGCGCATGGTCCCCAACAAGTACGTGGTGCCCACGCTGAAGAAGCGCGAGTCCCTGCGCTTCAACGTGCGCCGGGACCTGGCCCGCTGCCTCATCCCCCGCCGGTACACCTCCTCCTagagccccagccctgctgctttctcctcctcaaCATCCTCCATAGTCTGGAAAATCCCCCCGTGCGCTTCAGGCAGGTTAAGTTTTGCTGTGGAGGAGGTTTTCTTTACAACATCTCGGCGatatcttttttcttaataaagcATCTGTAAAAGTTTCTTATTGTTCTGTGGGTTCACTAGAAACACTGCAGGCAACATCCATTATTCCAGACTTAACTCTGCATCACCTAACTTTGCTCCCTTTGCCTTATTTTACTTCATCTTTAAAATAGAGGAGCTTTAGGATGGAAGCAAGGTATTATTAGCACTAGAAGTActgttattactattattagcattaattttttcccagatATGGGAGTGGACTGAAAAGGCTGCAGTTCTGGTGCAGGAAAGGGTCCCCAAAAGCTCAGTGGGGTGGCTGGAAAAGGGGGTGAGATGATGGGAAGCATGtgacagctgcagcctggagtCCTGTGTCCAGCTTCCCCTGAACATGATCCCAGATGGGGGACACACAAGCTTGAGGACCCGGCTGTCACCCCACATTGCAGGGGTTCTGGCATCCCAGGGACCTTCCAGGCTCTCCAGCACCCTGTGGATCCCCATCCATCTGTGAAGGGGTCTTTGCCCCCAGAACCCTTGAAACCCTCTCCAAACCCTATGGGGTACAGCACCCCAACCCTACagtttccctgctccttcaaCACCCAAGggccccttccctcccctctcaaACCCTGCCGGGGTCCCTGTCTGCAGCAGGGgcctctccctcctccatggtcctgtccccagctccccagggcttCCCAACGCCCTATGCGGCAGGCTCTGTCTCCCAGGTACCTCCCAAAACCTCATGGGGACGAGTGTTGGCACCCTATGGAGTCCCTGTGTGCAGCAGGGGACCCTCCCCGCCCTTATGAGgtgcctgtgcccagcaccCCAAGAACGCCCACCCTACCGCGAGGCTCCCGGCTCCCCCGGCTCCCCGGGCCgtccccgctcccgccgctgccCGTGCCGGATGTTCCCGCCCCATCCGGCGTTCCGGCACTGTGGGACGGCTCCATGGCGGGGGCGGAGCGCGGGCTCGGCGGGCTCGGCCCGGCGGGCACCGgcagcggccccggcccgggcTGTCTGTGGCACGGGGCCGCGCTGCGCCGCTCGGCCGCCCGCTGGCCCGGGCTGCGCTGCCCCGAGCGGCCCGGCCGGGGCACGGCCCGCGGGCTCGGCCTGCTCCCCGCGCCCCCCGCACCGCCCGCGCCGCGGGCCGAGGCGGAGGACGAGGAGAGAGGTGGGTCCCGGAGGCCGCCGGGGATGTCGGTGTCAGCCCGCGCTCGGAGCCCCGCCGAGCACGGAGCGACCCCCGCGGGGTCCCGAGGGAGGGGCGGCCGCTGCCCCCCGGCGTGCGGTGGAGGGGGTGGAGAGAGAAGGTGATTCTCATTACAAGGCTTTTGGtgtaaactaaaacacaagaagttccacctcagcgtgaggaagaacttcttgaCATGGAGAGCGGCAGAGCGCTGggacaggctgctcagggaggtcCTGGATTCTCCCTCTTTAGAGACCTTCCAGACCTACAGGAAAACGttcctgtgtccctgctccagtTGACCCTGCCTTAGCAGGGGGTTTGGACTGGATCATTaccagagatcccttccaaccctaatgattctgtgattccatttgttttatttacggagttgctgcctttcccagtgcCGCTGGCGGAGCTCTCACTGATGAACAAGTTGATCCACACATCCCTGGTGGAGTCCCAGCAGCACGTGGAGATCCTGCAGCGGGACCCCAGCTCCCCACTCTTTTCCATCAAGACCTTCGAGGAGCTGCCCCTGTGAGTTGCCAcagcctccagccccaccaGGCTCCAGTGCCGCCAGCCCCCTTCACATGGGCGCTTGGGATGCTTTGtttccacaggaaaaaggaGCTCTTGCAGGGGGTTTATATGATGGGCTTCAACAGACCATCCAAAATCCAGGAGCAGGCTCTGCCACTCATGCTGGCATACCCGTGAGTAGGCAGAGATCCCCAGCATCTCGGCACTGTGGTGCCAAGCAGGAACGCCCCGACCCCTGCACTCCACTAAGCTGCTTTTACCTTGCAGGCCCCAAAATCTGATTGCCCAGAGCCAGTCAGGgacagggaaaacagcagcttttgtCTTGGCCATGTTGAGCAGAGCCAGTGCCAACGAGAAATACCCGCAGGTAACACAggacagggagagctgctgcaggaggggttGGCCCAAGCACCCAGGACACTTCTAGGGGCAGAGCTTTGGGCTTTGTCTCCACTCCTGTGTGACTTTACCTGCTGGAGTGGGATGATAAACCACCAGGGCCCATGACAGTGGCAGGTACGACCAAAAGCACGGTGCCCACCTCAGGGAGGTGCTTTGACTTGACAGAGTGGATCAATCCAGGCTATCCTGGAATTGAAGttttgaggagcagctgcagacaCTGCTGGTTTCTGGTGGTCAGGTACTCCTAGTCCCCTCTCTGGGTGCAGAACCAGTTTGTTGGCTGTTTCCAGCCATGTAAGACCTCCTCTTCTATGTATGAGTGGTGTGACTGAACTAGGGCATGGGAACGAGCTGCACCACGCTTCTGAGAGAGGAATTTCCTCCTCAAAAATAGAGGCAGCAGCTTCTTTCTGCCGCtttggctggagctgggaacacAGCCCAGCTCTTGAACCTCCAGTTGCCCTGTCCCCTGCGCCTCAGTGCTGTGGGATGCTGTTGTGCTGCTcttgctgtccctgcccagcgTGCCCCATCCCTGACCTGACAGctcctttctgctctcctgccagtGCCTCTGCCTGGCTCCCACCTACGAGCTGGCTCTGCAGATCGGGCAGGTGGTCCGGACCATTGGGAAATTCTGCACAGACATCAAGGTGAACTACGCTGTCCGGGGAAACCGAGGTGAgtccagcccagcacagctccagaaacggggagggagcacagggatCCCCTCTTAGAGCCTGGAGCTACCAGCGACCACCCAGACCTCCATGAAGGGCAATAAAGTAATGTCTGTCCCCCTCTCCTGCTGAGGAGGCTTTTCCACCATCACTGGCTGCTTGCAGACTCCCTTTTCCCATGTGGGGCTGGTTCCCACACCCCAAGGCTGTAGGGAAGTGTCATGATGAGCCCTCGAAGGCATCACTGAGCAGCCAGAGTCTGAGCAAGCCAAGGGAAAACTCAGAGCACCAGAGAGCTCCATGTCTGGGGGCAGCCAAATGCCTTTTCCCCCCTTGCAGTTCTGAAGGGCacagtgctggaggagcagatCATCATCGGAACGCCGGGCACCACACTGGACTGGTGCTTCAAACAACGCATCCTGGACCTGACCAAGATCTCCTTGTTCGTGCTTGATGAGGCTGACATCATGATCGACACGCAGGGCCTCTCCTGTCAGAGCATCCGCATCCACAGGTGAGGAATCCTGAGGGCTGGtgtcctgcttccctgctttctcctctcttcttcctaatatctaaacctgttttctttcagtgtgaagccattctgcccttttcctgtcactccagagtcttgtaaaaagtccctctccatctttcttgtcagTGCTCTTGGCTTCCCTTTCCATTGAAGGCAACACAAAATCAGCTTAAATTAGGGTTaatgggcagcagctgctctctggggcTGACAGAGCTTtttccctgccccagggctctTCCCAAGAGCTGCCAAGTGCTGCTGTTCTCAGCCACTTACAAGGAACCTGTGCGGGCCTTTGCGGAGCGGATCATCCCCGACCCCATCGTGATCAAGCTCCGTGAGGAGGAGCTCACCCTGAGCAACATCAGGCAGTACTTCATGGTGTGCCAGAGCTCAGAAGAGCAGTACAGGGCCCTCTGCAACCTCTACGGCAGCTTCACCATTGGTCAGGTCATGATCTTCTGCCAGGTAAGGCCCCTGTCTGGGAGAGCCCTGCACTGCCCCTCTCCCGTTGGGAATTGCAGGAATGGGTCATTTTACAGTGTGGGCACAGTGGGCTCCTCCCAAGACCCCCAAAACAAAGGAGCAGACCCCAGAGGAGTGTTGAAAACTGCCATGAGCTCCCTCCAAAGGGGCAGGGGACTCTGGAGGGGGAACTGTTGGCCTCAGCCTCTCCCCATGTGTCCAGACCCGGAGGCTTGCAGACTGGCTGTCGGGGAAGATGAGCTGGGATGGGCACCAAGTGGCCATCCTGACGGCTGAGCTGACAGTGGTCCAGCGGGCCAGCGTCATCCAGCGCTTCCGTGAGGGCAAGGAGAAGGTCCTCATTGCCACCAACGTCTGTGCCAGAGGTATCCCGGGAAACCCAGCACCCGCCGATGGCCCAAAATGCGCCAGgcctgctgctcttccctgtgggCTTGAGCAGCGGATCCTGTGGGACAAGGTGTCCCAAGAGGATCCTTCCCGCCCTTCCAGGGATTGATGTGCAGCAGGTCACCACCGTGGTGAACTTCGGCCTCCCCGTGGATCAGGACGGCGAGCCGGATTTCGAGACCTACCTGCACCGCATCGGGAGGGCCGGACGCTTCGGGCACCGCGGCATCGCCTTCAGCGTGGTGGAGAGAGAGACCGTGGAGCTCGTGCACAAGATAGAGGAGTATTTCCGTGAGTATCCACATGGACCCACCGCTCTGGGAGGCAGGGTTGGGACTGTGATCCCCCTCCAGCTCTTCTCCTATTCACAAATGGACCTTGTcaggctgctcctctccccagggCTCATCTCACTGGGAACAGACGACAGATGCAGCTTTTAGGGTGATTTTTGCTCCCCAGCAGGCACATTTCCCAAGAAACAGCCCTAGAGGTTGTGTGCAGCTTGCAAGGGACATTACCAGTACCCAGGATGTCTCAGcaccttcttttttccctccttcaggcattttttctgcctttcctttcaaGCCCTTGTCCCAGGGCACCTGGTGCCCCGGCTCAGCTGAGCCCTGGCTGTCGGAGAGGAGATGGCAGCTGTGGAAATCTTTCCTGAGTGGAAATTGATTGTCACTTGTCAACATCAAGAGGATTCTCATGGGATTtgccagctgctgtggctgcaccaATGGCATTTTGAATCCCAGTGCCTGTTTTCCCTGTGATTTTTAGAGGAAAGAAGGTTATAGAAACCTTCTGATGGGCAGGAagcccttcctcagctccagTCTCAGAGCCACTCAACCCTCTTGGTTCTTTTAAATGTCCACCTGTCATTGGAACGTGGGGTGAGCCTGAGGCAAACACCAGGCAGAGAAGACACGGGCCACAAAGTCCGGCAAAGATTGTTGCCCTGCAGTAGAAGAAATGAGCACCTGGAACAACTGGCGTGTGGATGAGTCCAACCACAGCCATGGCCAGAAGGAGCCATTGTGAGGATGAACTTGAGGATACGAACCTTCCCTGTCCTGCGTGGCTCTGGAGGTGGGAGCGGGGAGCGGGAGCACATCCAGAGGCTGAGCTCTGCAcgctgctgctgtggggctgctgcttgCGCTTGCTGCCGTGCCTTTGCTCTGCCCTGATACAGTTCCCCTCCCGCTTTCTCCCAGCTGATTTCCCCACTGATCCAGTTCCCCCTGCACTTCCTCCCAGTTGATTTCCCTGCagagggaaatgctgcagcGAGCACTCCGGGAGCTTCCCAGCTGGCGTGGGGCACTCAGGTGGCACAGGGAACGAGCTCTGCGCTCACCTGCCAACAACTGCTCTTTCCTTCCTACAGAGACCACGATCAAGCAGCTGGATCCATACGACATGGACGAGCTGGAGAAGCTTGCAGCTGAGTGAGGAGCAGGGATTCGTTCTTCCAAATCCAAGTTCTAGTTCTAGACAGGAGGAAAAGTTACAGGGGAAGACTTCCCGGTTCTCTTGTATCCTCCTGAAGCTGTTGAGTTTTGTTGTGTTGcctgaggagaggctggagcgAACCTCGTCTCGCTAGATGGCAGCAGGAATCCACTGCTgccatcccaaatcccagggCGAAACCCAAGTGTTCAGAGTCCTGGCAGTGCAGGAGAGAGGTTGGACCCCCGGGGCTCCGAAATCCAAGTGTTTGGGGTCCCATCGGTGGGGGAGAGAGGTTGGACCCCAGGGGCCTGAAATCCAAGTGTTCGGGGTCCCGCAGTGTGAGGACAGAAGTTGGactccagggacagggctgtgtttgtgcCTTTGTTAATCTTTAATAAATGGAATTGTTTGTAATCACCAGGGTGTCTCCTTCTTTACCAAATCATCTGAAGTGTATCAACATTGCAGGAGGGCTTTGATTAGGTCAGTGTTGACAATGGTGTCACTTGCCGGCTTGGCTACTGCCCCCTGCTCTCCTCATCCAAATTTCTTCCCAAACCTGACCTGAACGGGCACAAAAAGTGACCAAAACGTGATGAGAGCACAGCCAGAGGTGGTAGTGGGAGCAGGACCTGGTGGTAGCAGGAGGGGGCCTggtcctggctctgcagctccttcctgccagCTTTAACCCTTTGGGGCATTTCAAGCCCCAAAACCTCTTTGTGGGGATCTGACATTTGGTATTAACACTGTGATTTTGGTAACAAGCAATGAATTCTAATTAAAGGATCAGTGAGGGAGATGGGAGATGGCAGGTAGTTTTCCAGCCTTTGCTGAGTGTTCTCTGATCCCCCTCACCACGtgcacccccaaatcccccctgGCTCGCTCCAGCCCCCTGGCATTGCGTTACGGCACAGCCGCCCCTATGAATGTTTGATGGTCTGGGGCGTGGCAGACAGTGGGAGATGAAATATCAAACCTCACTCCTTGCCTGGCTTCCCCAGCTCCAAACCCCCTAGCTTTGATCACAGGGGAGTGCCAGTGTTATTTTCCCCTCCTTTAGCCAAAATAATTGTGCTTGGAGGAGAGA from Corvus cornix cornix isolate S_Up_H32 chromosome 24, ASM73873v5, whole genome shotgun sequence includes the following:
- the HYLS1 gene encoding hydrolethalus syndrome protein 1 — protein: MENVLGAEGEEQLADDLSQLSTWQGGSEGPSRSHDDPYAQASIVIRALPGDERETRRLVMKRKVLRHRPDGSVEVSDESPTNIEPDNNAESSSPLHSRTFFDDTISEGELETSSGCLEEYLHYDDDCWLLEDRPCSLLRDFGSDTISEHPIPGGSPTSYIIAQVDKMKRTDPAAKLRQYKKDWERFSFPGEDSHQELRWAVRRRMLQPGPPPRPQRRMVPNKYVVPTLKKRESLRFNVRRDLARCLIPRRYTSS
- the DDX25 gene encoding ATP-dependent RNA helicase DDX25; the protein is MNKLIHTSLVESQQHVEILQRDPSSPLFSIKTFEELPLKKELLQGVYMMGFNRPSKIQEQALPLMLAYPPQNLIAQSQSGTGKTAAFVLAMLSRASANEKYPQCLCLAPTYELALQIGQVVRTIGKFCTDIKVNYAVRGNRVLKGTVLEEQIIIGTPGTTLDWCFKQRILDLTKISLFVLDEADIMIDTQGLSCQSIRIHRALPKSCQVLLFSATYKEPVRAFAERIIPDPIVIKLREEELTLSNIRQYFMVCQSSEEQYRALCNLYGSFTIGQVMIFCQTRRLADWLSGKMSWDGHQVAILTAELTVVQRASVIQRFREGKEKVLIATNVCARGIDVQQVTTVVNFGLPVDQDGEPDFETYLHRIGRAGRFGHRGIAFSVVERETVELVHKIEEYFQTTIKQLDPYDMDELEKLAAE